The genomic segment AATTAACATTAATTTTGGACTGGGTGCAACAGTCAAATAATCAAAACATTCGAGCTCAGCTGAtcaaagagaaaaggaaaatgcGAAAGAAATGGGTAGCAACAGAAGAGAAGGATAAGAATGCCAGAAATTCAAAAACATGATGTAGCAGAGATGTTACATATGATCAAATTGTGTGTAATATTGAGCAACAAAGAAGCACACATGTTAATCTTAACGGAAGAAGTTACCtgacaataacccaaatcaaagtTGTAGAACGAGTATGTCAGCAGTATATCACGCAAACTTTTAATGTTTGGGCTGTCATCCTCATCATAGAATGAAATTGACCTATCAGTCCTCACCTTACATATCAAATAAGAAAGAACAAAATTATCAGTTTCTTCTcgttgtaaaaaaatattaatgtagTAGTGTTAGTAGTATCTATCACTGTGAATTGCAAGGATGTAAACATGCATCTATCACTGGCTATGAATTGCAAGGATGTAAACATGCATCTTTCACTGGCTGTGAATTGCAAGGATGTAAACATGCATAAATAGACACATTTGACACATACCACATCTTTTTCAATAAGGCCTTTCCTTTCTCGGAATTTTGTAAATCTTTTTGCCTGCTCCTTAGAGATGCTCTGCAGAGAGAAGTCAGTAAGCATTAGAATAAAACTACACTTTTTAAAGAAGATATCCCAGAGACATCTTATTGTCATGAGTGCCTTCTGGACAATAGGAAAACATAGGGATATACTTCCCAATGGAACGCCAAACCCAAAATCTAAATTATTCAATTCTTTTAATGCTTTAGGTGAAAAACTAGTATTTTAAACTAGGGAACGGACTCCAGGAACAAAGTTCCACAGAACCAACTTTTTCCAAGATCCTCAAATGATCTGTTTGGAGTCTCCATGAATACTTATAACGTCATTCTTTTAAATAAGGTTAATTATGATCAATCTATATATCTATTAGTAAACCAGGTATTGCAGCATCAGCATCAACATGAAAATCAGTAGTAATAAAGCAAGCCAGTTATATAATAGAGGAAGGACAAAGTCCCCAGACATCAAATGGACAACTGCAGAGACATCAAAATTACAAGAGCATCAAAATAGAAGTAAGAAAGAAAAGGATCTAAATGCACCTTAAgtgattcaaaatataaattatcaCCTACTCATTTGTTCCAAGTGATGGTATTTTACTAATTGAAGAAAAACACCTAGAATGATTTGAGGATACAAGGAATCGGAACCATTTTACTTGTCAAAAACCCTGCCCCTGCCCAAGCTGAGAATATGACAAACCTTCCACTGGTTTTTTATCGTTTCATATTCCGACTTTTTGACAGACACAAGGTATTCCCTCTCTGCATAAGTTGAATCATATGAATGGTATCCCAGCAGAAACGGCCACACCTGCCATAAGGACATATAAGTATCTTCAAGCTCAGAGAGATGAATGTAGGGCAGGGTGGATCTTTATAAGGACAAACCTCTTTACGTAGACCTTGCTCAACTCCTCCGTAAAATATCCTCTTTCTTACTTCTTCTGAGTCGGTGACTCTCCCTTCGGAGTCCAGGAAAGCAGACCACTGCATAAGGAACAAAACATGAGAAACTTAGTTGTGAATGCAATCACAACAATAGGCTAAATAGGGAAACCTACAATTTGTTAAAATCCATGCAGAAATTTACAAATATAGATGTTGTCGAAGCCACACCAGATGTGCAGTAATTGACAAATGACGAGGTAAACCTTGCCTCTGGATTAATCATTGTTAGAACAATCATGCTAAAAAAATATTCACATTGACGTAGGAAATTAGAATTGTATTGGGACATATATCTGCTTCACTAAATGCAAATTATGTGGATGAATCAGAGACTTAGAGTCTCTAATTTTCATCGACAATTGATCTCAGCTAATAAGTAGAGTCAATGATGACAATTTATTAGACATCATAAATGTTCTTTTTACTTATAGATGCAACATTAAGAGTTAGGCAAACTGTCTTTCTTGGAAAGATCTGTTGTGCCAATAGTataaacacacacatatacacataaaagtattgaaaagtagaaaaaaaaaaggtcaaaagagAATCACAAGAACCAATATACTTTTTGCATCTTGCATTTCAATggatcataaatttttaaaaaacatagATTCTCCGAAAATATTTGAGAACATTCTGAATTGCATCAAAATTACTAATTGGAAGTGTTTGCAAAGACTAGCTTTGAACATGGACAGCGATACCTCCACGGAATTTTATATATGAGCAATCTTACAAGAGATCATCCATTTCAAAACTAGTTCAATGTTCTAATATAGCTTATTTCAAACCAGCGACATTAAATGTCATAAGAATGTATCCCAAAGCAAGTCAACAAATGATTAGCTTAAAGACACAATACCGCAGCATAAGCTACTCATACAATGGTCTCGTATTTAGAGCTGTAACATTCTATCTATGAAAAAACTTCCCTGGAAGAACCACCAGTGATCAGTTTAACTATATTATGCCTTCAATGAAGAATTCATGGAAATCCAAAAGACGTAACTGACTTGATCTTCCCAGAGAGAATATCATTTTTAAGCGAAGTTAGTTTCTACATGATAAATAGGAAAAATACAGAGATGACATAGTCCACAAATGCTACTTCTAGACCAAATAGGATTCCCTTCTAAAAACAATGGTTACAAAAACAAAGATGTGCAAGTGGAATATAGATCAGCCCGGGATCCGTCACGTATCTGGACATCTGCATACTCTGATACAATAAATTGAGAATCTATGACACAGTTAACACAATGTGCAACAGTCTGCCTAAAACTCAATGATTTCTGTTGATGCAAGGCACATGCACAAGTGATCATGACAATTAGAGCAAAGTCTACTTAAAACTCAATGATTTTAGATGATGCAAGGCACATGCACAAGTGATCACGACAATTAGAACAAAATGAGATAGACATGAAATGAATGTTAAAAATTTTTCTTTGGGCATAGCTGTTGTATTAGCATTTAACAAGTGGAAACTGAAAATGAGACAAAAAGATAGCCCTCTACCTCTTCAATTCCCAAGGGAGGCTGTCGTGGCTTTCCCCATACTAGTGACACTTTGTCAAACTGCAGAAGAAAAATTGGCATTAGTTTAAAAAAGGGGAGAAAGAGGATTAAATGCAATTATAACTtgttgaaatactaaaaaatggAGAACATGAATCTTGAAATAACTCAAGCTAGCCTTGCtagaatttttttcatggggGGAAGCAGGGCAGGAAATGGGGGAGGGGAATAAACTCTGTGGAAATGAACCCCCACCTCATGATGAGGGTTTGGACAGCTCACTTAGTGAGCTACTTTGAATCACCACCCTTACTAGGTATGTTCATATTGTTGGTAGCTTCGACAATAaactgttatttttattttttgtaaggAGCTTAGGCAATAAACAATAATTTGAAAAACAATTCCTAAGCTTAATGGACTAGTTGATTATGACTAGGGCACACCGCTGAAGGAAGCACatcttatatatttttaatcagtACTTCATCCTTCACTTCATCCTTCTCTATCTGACTTGGAGTTGGGCTAAACATGCATTCGAAAGCATCAAGAAAGGATATTGAATTTGTCAGTGTTTGGATTAGGACAAAAGTTATAGTCAATTTTGAAGGATGTTATATCACTTAAGTTAAACATGAAAATCAAAGGACTAAAGTTGAACTCTTTTTTCTGATAAATACAGAGAGTGGTATCATGATTTGATTATTAAATGTTTCACCTTTGCCATACCACTGATGACTAATTATTTTTGGACAGTACAGTAAAAAGTCATGTCGACTCATAATATAAGGCAAAATGATTTTCCAATAATTAGTTCATGAGTATGACCAGCTTTTAACATTTTGAGAAAAGGATAACCTTTAGGTAAATCAACAAAAATACCAACACTACGAATACATTAAGCCACATGCCAAACTAAAGAAACTAAAGCAACATATGAATCCTCTTTGCCTGTTATGGTCCATATGATCCTGTTTCACCCCAATACTAAAGAAACTGAATTCACGTACATAGGAGTTATAAGGTTCTTTAGATCCCACAACTGTCCCTACCCTAACACGAACATCTATAAAAAGGCTTTGGGCAAACCCCGGCCTAGACTACTAATATAAGTGTACAACATGAGTAACCATCTGACATAAATGCAGGAAGAAAGGTTAATTATATTAAGTTTTTCACCTCCAAGGGATCTTCAGGCACTGGAACATCCTCAGGCAGCTTCTGAATATTATTAGATTCAGCAATGCGAGGATAATCATGTGTTTTTTTGTCATGCTTCCTCCTGTCATTAGGGATAAAACCATCTCCCTGAGCTTCCCAAAAAAGTTGTGATGTTGTTTCACGAGCAAATCTGGTCACAAGAGAAAACTTCTCTAGTACTTGAATTGACAAATCTCGAGCAGGatcattatttttttgtctttgccTGGCATTTTGCTGAGCAAGTGCAGAATTTCTATCAAAAGTTTCCCCATCTGTCCAGCTAGATGGGGATTCACTAGGTGCAGCAGCTGAAGATGGAGTGTTAGTTACAGAAACAGCCCTAGGAAGTTCCAAGGAGGAGAGAGTTCTCTGTAAGAAGCAAATCAAAGCATGAGAAGAAGAGTAAGGATTCATGAATCATGATGATGCTGTTAAACTGGTAAACAAATGATTTGTTCAACACTGGTCACACCTGGAGTGGATCTTGAAAGTCGTTGACAAGAAATACGTTAGCATCATCAGCTGACCTGGAAAAATACAACTCTGCAGTAAGAACGGAAAGGTTTCTATCTAAAACTCAAGTTATCTATCCCACTACTAGTCCATTGCAACAAGAAATATTGGAAGGAGAACATGTTGAAATTCCAAATTTCTAGAGCATGAGAAAATACTTTTTTACAGGCTAGCATCAGTTAAACCTGGAAATAATTGGCAGTTGGTATACCAGTAGTTCAGCTATTTTTAAAAACCTGAAAACAATTCATAGTTGGTATCCTGCAATTCAGCTGGATTACCATTGAATACCAACCTAGAGGTAACACCATACTGTAGCATTTGGAAATGACCTTACCCTTCCATCTACCACATCCCTATATTTTTTCGAAAGTCGCCCTCATTCACCAAGAGAAAGAAGCAACTCATTAGATCTTCATATGACATggcttttaatttatttcctgTTATCGGTATCTTAATTTACCACAAACATCAATTCTTTGGCGGACTATCTATTTTTACTTTCTACTCTCATTTTAAGTACTCtgaccaaaaaagaaaaaggaagagatGGATGTGTTTTATCAGTAGAATTGCTTAATCGTGACAATGAAGACAATGCATAAAAATGCAAATAAATCCACCTCACGAGATAAGCATGATGCTTAATTGTAGCAAGAAACTCCCGGACGCCACCATTGTAGAAATAAAGGGGAGGAAATGCTAGTCCTGCAAGTGATGGATGTAGAAAGTAAAATCAAGATGCAATAGCGGCACTGAACTGACAATATGATGATAACAGAATAACAAGAATCCACTAAAAAGCTAAGGGGAAATACCATAAGGTAGATAGCATACAAGAATTTATCCATCAAGAAAACATATATGGCCTTAATGAAATTCTAAGAAGAATTGACTTCAACCACCATG from the Capsicum annuum cultivar UCD-10X-F1 chromosome 9, UCD10Xv1.1, whole genome shotgun sequence genome contains:
- the LOC107840785 gene encoding TBC1 domain family member 15, with the protein product MHEIDVHDLSDDADYAASVQQGSASMNRSDSNKQSSSGEQEGAEIVYVKDNVAIHPTQYASERISGRLKLIKQGGSLLMTWIPYKGQSSSARLSEKDKSLYTIRAVPFSDVRSIRRHTPTLGWQYVIVVLSSGLAFPPLYFYNGGVREFLATIKHHAYLVRSADDANVFLVNDFQDPLQRTLSSLELPRAVSVTNTPSSAAAPSESPSSWTDGETFDRNSALAQQNARQRQKNNDPARDLSIQVLEKFSLVTRFARETTSQLFWEAQGDGFIPNDRRKHDKKTHDYPRIAESNNIQKLPEDVPVPEDPLEFDKVSLVWGKPRQPPLGIEEWSAFLDSEGRVTDSEEVRKRIFYGGVEQGLRKEVWPFLLGYHSYDSTYAEREYLVSVKKSEYETIKNQWKSISKEQAKRFTKFRERKGLIEKDVVRTDRSISFYDEDDSPNIKSLRDILLTYSFYNFDLGYCQGMSDLLSPILYVMGDESESFWCFVALMERLGPNFNRDQNGMHSQLFALSKLVELLDIPLHNYFKKNDCLNYFFCFRWVLIQFKREFEFEKTMRLWEVLWTHYKSEHLHLYVCVSILKRYRRKIIGEEMDFDTLLKFINELSGHIDLDAILRDAEALCICAGENGEACIPPGTPPSLPVDDASMYYQQDDDDVL